In one Micromonospora polyrhachis genomic region, the following are encoded:
- a CDS encoding isoprenyl transferase — protein MIRSMVGGSRRQPTPPTPHPSGARPPALPVDAKPRHVAVVMDGNGRWAKQRGLPRTKGHEAGEFSLFDTIEGAIELGIPYLSAYAFSTENWRRSPEEVRFLMGFNRDVIRRRRDQLVDLGVRVVWSGRAGRLWKSVISELQTAEEMSRGNSTLTLQFCVNYGGQAEIADAAAAIARDVAAGRIDPDKVNEKTISRYLYHPEVPPVDLFLRPSGEQRISNFLLWQSAYAELVYLDTLWPDFDRRHLWYACELYAQRDRRFGGALPNPVAPAPASGWASAES, from the coding sequence ATGATCCGATCGATGGTCGGCGGTAGCCGGCGACAGCCGACGCCACCCACGCCGCACCCGTCCGGTGCCCGGCCGCCGGCGCTGCCCGTCGATGCCAAACCCCGGCATGTCGCCGTGGTCATGGACGGCAACGGACGCTGGGCCAAGCAGCGTGGCCTGCCCCGGACCAAGGGGCACGAGGCGGGGGAGTTCTCCCTCTTCGACACCATCGAAGGCGCGATCGAGCTGGGCATTCCCTACCTGTCGGCGTATGCCTTCTCCACTGAGAACTGGCGGCGCTCGCCCGAGGAGGTGCGCTTCCTGATGGGCTTCAACCGGGACGTCATCCGCCGCCGCCGGGACCAGTTGGTCGATCTGGGCGTACGGGTGGTCTGGTCGGGGCGGGCCGGTCGGCTGTGGAAGAGTGTGATCTCCGAGTTGCAGACCGCCGAGGAGATGTCGCGGGGCAATTCGACCCTGACGTTGCAGTTCTGCGTGAACTACGGCGGGCAGGCCGAGATCGCCGACGCCGCCGCCGCGATCGCCCGGGACGTGGCCGCCGGCAGGATCGATCCGGACAAGGTCAACGAGAAGACGATCTCGCGGTACCTCTACCACCCGGAGGTGCCCCCGGTGGACCTCTTCCTGCGCCCCTCCGGCGAGCAGCGGATCTCCAACTTCCTGCTCTGGCAGAGCGCGTACGCCGAACTGGTCTATCTGGACACCCTCTGGCCGGACTTCGACCGTCGGCACCTCTGGTACGCCTGCGAGCTGTACGCCCAGCGTGATCGCCGGTTCGGGGGCGCGTTGCCCAACCCGGTCGCCCCCGCCCCGGCATCGGGATGGGCGTCGGCGGAGAGCTGA
- a CDS encoding DUF4097 family beta strand repeat-containing protein — protein sequence MALPRIMTTTVAAGVLALIALSGCDSLAESRLDFDNTEEVKVTQIIVTRGGSGDVVVNTGPVSHVQIKRVVRYRGGEPRTTGAYRIDGTELTLDADCGRQCSVSYDILAPEGVSVRGENGSGEVLLTRVGTVDIKVGSGAVDINGASGTVRAETGSGDITVRDIKGAVTALTGSGEITGRRLGGGKVDVETGSGAISVTLETVASVRAFTSSGEVELVVPSGSYRVTVSTGSGDKNVSVPHDPSATDQLDVEAGSGGVTIRQR from the coding sequence ATGGCTCTTCCTCGAATCATGACGACAACCGTGGCAGCGGGCGTGCTCGCCCTGATCGCCCTCTCCGGCTGCGACTCCCTGGCGGAGAGCCGGCTCGACTTCGACAACACCGAGGAAGTCAAGGTCACGCAGATCATCGTCACCCGTGGTGGCTCCGGCGATGTCGTGGTGAACACCGGCCCGGTCTCCCACGTGCAGATCAAGCGGGTGGTGCGCTATCGCGGTGGGGAACCGCGCACCACCGGGGCCTACCGGATCGACGGCACCGAGCTGACCCTGGACGCCGACTGTGGCCGGCAGTGCAGCGTCTCCTATGACATCCTCGCCCCTGAGGGAGTCTCGGTCCGGGGCGAGAACGGCTCGGGCGAGGTGCTCCTCACCCGGGTCGGCACGGTCGACATCAAGGTCGGTTCCGGCGCGGTCGACATCAACGGGGCGTCCGGCACGGTACGGGCCGAAACCGGCTCGGGCGACATCACCGTCCGCGACATCAAGGGCGCGGTGACGGCCCTGACGGGTTCCGGCGAGATCACCGGACGGAGACTCGGCGGGGGGAAGGTCGATGTCGAGACGGGATCGGGTGCCATCTCGGTGACGCTGGAGACGGTCGCGTCGGTACGTGCGTTCACCTCAAGCGGTGAGGTCGAACTGGTGGTGCCGTCGGGTAGTTACCGGGTGACCGTCAGCACCGGATCGGGAGACAAGAACGTCAGCGTGCCGCACGACCCCAGCGCCACCGACCAACTCGACGTGGAGGCGGGTAGCGGGGGCGTGACAATCAGGCAGCGCTGA
- a CDS encoding VOC family protein, whose amino-acid sequence MRIALFTIVVAEYDPAIAFFVDVLGFELVEDSPSLTNDGRPKRWVVVRPPGAETGILLARADGERQTAVVGDQVAGRVGFFLQVDDFDASYERMAAAEVTFVTEPRIEPYGRVAVFLDIAGNRWDMVGPA is encoded by the coding sequence GTGCGAATCGCGCTCTTCACCATCGTCGTGGCCGAGTACGACCCGGCAATCGCGTTCTTCGTCGACGTCCTGGGCTTCGAGTTGGTCGAGGACTCCCCGTCGCTGACCAACGACGGTCGCCCGAAACGGTGGGTCGTCGTCCGGCCGCCCGGTGCCGAGACGGGCATCCTGCTGGCTCGTGCCGACGGTGAACGGCAGACCGCCGTCGTGGGTGACCAGGTCGCCGGCCGGGTCGGCTTCTTCCTCCAGGTCGACGACTTCGATGCCAGCTACGAACGGATGGCGGCGGCCGAGGTCACCTTCGTGACCGAGCCACGGATCGAGCCCTACGGTCGGGTCGCCGTCTTTCTCGACATCGCCGGCAATCGGTGGGACATGGTCGGTCCCGCCTGA
- the recO gene encoding DNA repair protein RecO: protein MPGYRRQLYRDDAVVLRVQKLGESDRIITLLTRRHGRLRAVARGVRRTSSRFGARLEPFGHVDLQLAGDPQGNVGSSLHTISQVEGIDLYGKRFLGDYPRYTAASAIAETAERLTPVEREPSLRLFQLTLGALRSLADGSHASTLVLDAYLLRGMALAGWAPALVNCAVCGTPGRHRAFSVPAGGCVCPDCRPPGAAHPAPATIDLMSALTTGDWRIADAAEQGNRRECSGLVAAHLQWHLERALRSLPLVDRDGPPIPPTDRSAGHRPVPGPGAQ from the coding sequence ATGCCCGGATACCGCCGACAGCTCTACCGCGACGACGCGGTGGTGCTCCGGGTACAGAAGCTCGGCGAGTCCGATCGGATCATCACCCTGCTGACCCGCCGGCACGGTCGGCTCCGGGCGGTCGCCCGAGGGGTACGTCGTACCAGTTCGCGGTTCGGGGCCCGGCTGGAACCGTTCGGCCACGTCGACCTGCAACTCGCCGGCGATCCGCAGGGCAACGTCGGCAGCTCCCTGCACACGATCAGCCAGGTCGAGGGCATCGACCTGTACGGCAAGCGGTTCCTGGGCGACTATCCCCGGTACACGGCGGCCAGCGCCATCGCCGAGACCGCCGAGCGGCTCACCCCGGTCGAACGGGAACCGTCCCTGCGGCTCTTCCAGCTCACCCTGGGCGCACTGCGATCGCTTGCCGACGGCAGCCACGCCAGCACCCTGGTGCTCGACGCGTACCTGCTGCGCGGCATGGCGCTGGCCGGCTGGGCCCCGGCCCTGGTCAACTGCGCTGTCTGCGGTACGCCGGGCCGGCACCGGGCGTTCTCCGTACCGGCTGGGGGGTGTGTCTGCCCGGACTGTCGCCCACCCGGCGCGGCCCATCCGGCACCGGCCACCATCGACCTGATGTCCGCCCTCACCACCGGCGACTGGCGGATCGCCGATGCGGCTGAGCAGGGCAACCGGCGGGAATGTAGTGGGCTGGTGGCGGCGCACCTGCAGTGGCATCTGGAGCGCGCGTTACGCTCCCTGCCGCTGGTCGATCGGGACGGACCGCCCATACCACCGACCGATCGGTCCGCCGGCCACCGTCCGGTTCCCGGACCAGGGGCGCAGTGA
- a CDS encoding response regulator transcription factor has translation MTATTPVRVLIVDDDALVRAGLAMMLRGFDGIEVVGQVADGTEVVPAVNQHRPDVVLMDIRMPQLDGLAATEHLRARRDPPEVIILTTFDTDTHIQRAMRAGASGFLLKHTPPPQIAHAIRLVASGEPMLSPEVLRRMMGYVAQSSVDPRRDRARQMLALLSSREREVAVLVGQGRTNSEIGRELLMSVATVKAYVSRILAKLDLNNRVQIALLVHDSR, from the coding sequence GTGACCGCCACGACACCCGTACGAGTGCTCATCGTCGACGACGACGCCTTGGTCCGCGCCGGCCTGGCCATGATGTTGCGCGGGTTCGACGGGATCGAGGTGGTCGGGCAGGTGGCCGACGGCACCGAGGTCGTACCGGCGGTCAACCAGCACCGACCCGATGTCGTGCTGATGGACATCCGGATGCCGCAGCTGGACGGACTCGCGGCGACCGAACACCTGCGGGCCCGACGTGACCCGCCAGAGGTGATCATCCTTACCACCTTCGACACGGACACCCACATCCAGCGTGCGATGCGAGCCGGCGCGAGTGGTTTCCTGCTCAAGCACACACCCCCGCCGCAGATCGCCCATGCCATCCGGCTGGTCGCCTCGGGTGAGCCGATGCTCTCGCCCGAGGTGCTGCGCCGGATGATGGGCTACGTTGCCCAGTCGAGCGTCGATCCCCGGCGGGACCGGGCCCGGCAGATGCTGGCGCTGCTGAGCAGTCGGGAGCGGGAGGTGGCCGTGTTGGTCGGTCAGGGGCGGACCAACAGCGAGATCGGCAGGGAACTGTTGATGAGCGTGGCCACCGTCAAGGCCTACGTGTCCCGGATCCTGGCCAAGCTCGATCTCAACAACCGGGTGCAGATCGCGCTGCTGGTGCACGACTCCCGCTGA